Proteins encoded within one genomic window of Oceaniferula marina:
- a CDS encoding PfkB family carbohydrate kinase, which yields MSILIGGTIAIDHISTPSAEAENLLGGSAAYAALAATYYTSPVHLVGVVGHDFPEHHLAMLEGHGVTLTGVERSEGASFTWTGEYHENMNERTTHRVGLNVLESWDVKVPGAIADARIVVPANMSPDNQIQMLDQCAAEHAFVVADTMDLWIEIANERLHEVLQRIDLLVINESEARELAGDSNLIVAGEKLLAKGPRYVVIKLGEFGAILFGPDDAIFRFHAWPLREIVDPTGAGDTFLGAMAGYLASLGGSSFSFDQIRDAVVQGSVVASFTCQDFSTRRLETVTESQIQERLDGLRAISHWE from the coding sequence ATGTCTATTTTAATCGGCGGTACCATCGCCATCGACCATATTTCCACACCTTCCGCAGAAGCTGAAAACCTGCTTGGAGGCTCCGCTGCCTACGCCGCGCTTGCCGCCACCTATTACACTTCACCAGTGCATCTGGTCGGAGTGGTTGGGCACGATTTTCCCGAACATCATCTTGCTATGCTCGAGGGGCACGGTGTGACGCTGACCGGAGTGGAACGTTCCGAGGGGGCCTCCTTTACCTGGACCGGAGAATATCATGAGAACATGAACGAGCGGACCACGCACCGGGTGGGACTCAATGTGCTCGAAAGCTGGGATGTCAAGGTCCCTGGCGCAATTGCAGATGCTCGGATCGTGGTTCCAGCCAATATGTCGCCGGACAACCAAATCCAAATGCTCGACCAGTGTGCAGCGGAGCACGCCTTTGTGGTGGCTGACACCATGGACCTTTGGATCGAAATTGCCAATGAGCGCTTGCATGAAGTGCTGCAAAGGATTGACCTCCTCGTGATTAATGAGTCCGAAGCGCGCGAACTGGCGGGTGATAGCAATTTGATTGTTGCCGGCGAAAAGTTGTTGGCCAAGGGGCCGCGCTACGTCGTGATCAAACTGGGCGAATTTGGAGCGATTCTTTTTGGTCCGGATGATGCCATTTTCCGTTTTCATGCCTGGCCATTGCGCGAAATTGTTGATCCTACGGGGGCCGGGGACACTTTCCTCGGTGCCATGGCCGGTTATCTGGCATCACTGGGGGGCTCAAGCTTCAGCTTTGACCAGATCCGGGATGCCGTTGTCCAGGGATCCGTCGTTGCCAGTTTCACTTGTCAGGATTTCTCGACCCGCCGACTCGAAACCGTGACGGAGTCGCAAATCCAGGAGCGACTCGACGGGCTGAGGGCCATCAGCCACTGGGAGTGA